From Nicotiana tabacum cultivar K326 chromosome 22, ASM71507v2, whole genome shotgun sequence, one genomic window encodes:
- the LOC107773752 gene encoding malate dehydrogenase-like isoform X1: protein MAKDPVRVLVTGAAGQIGYALVPMIARGVMLGPDQPVILHMLDIPPAAEALSGVKMELVDAAFPLLKGVVATTDAVEACSGVNVAIMVGGFPRKEGMERKDVMSKNVSIYKSQASALEKHAASNCKVLVVANPANTNALILKEFAPSIPEKNITCLTRLDHNRALGQISERLSVQVSDVKNVIIWGNHSSTQYPDVNHATVRIPAGEKSVRELVADDAWLNAEFITTVQQRGAAIIKARKLSSALSAASSACDHIRDWVLGTPEGSWVSMGVYSDGSYNVPAGLIYSFPVTCKNGEWSIVQGLSIDEFSRKKLDLTAEELTEEKALAYSCLS, encoded by the exons ATGGCGAAAGATCCAGTTCGTGTTCTTGTTACCGGTGCTGCAG GACAAATTGGTTATGCCCTTGTTCCCATGATTGCCAGGGGAGTGATGTTGGGTCCCGACCAGCCTGTGATTCTCCACATGCTGGATATTCCACCTGCTGCAGAGGCATTGAGTGGAGTGAAGATGGAATTAGTGGATGCCGCATTTCCTCTTCTTAAGG GTGTTGTTGCAACAACTGATGCTGTTGAAGCATGCAGTGGTGTCAACGTTGCCATCATGGTTGGTGGTTTCCCACGAAAAGAGGGAATGGAAAGAAAAGATGTGATGTCAAAGAACGTTTCTATTTACAAGTCCCAGGCTTCTGCTCTCGAGAAGCATGCAGCTTCTAACTGCAAG GTGTTGGTTGTTGCTAACCCTGCCAATACAAATGCTTTGATCTTGAAAGAGTTTGCTCCATCTATTCCTGAGAAGAATATTACCTGTCTCACAAGGCTGGACCACAACAGGGCCCTTGGTCAAATCTCAGAGAGATTGAGTGTTCAAGTAAGTGACGTTAAAAATGTCATCATTTGGGGCAACCACTCATCAACACAATATCCCGATGTCAACCATGCAACTGTTAGAATACCAGCTGGAGAAAAGTCCGTTCGTGAACTTGTTGCTGATGATGCTTG GTTGAATGCGGAGTTCATAACTACTGTGCAGCAGAGGGGTGCTGCCATTATCAAGGCTAGGAAGCTTTCTAGTGCCCTCTCTGCTGCTAGTTCTGCTTGTGATCACATACGTGATTGGGTCCTTGGAACTCCAGAG GGATCATGGGTTTCTATGGGTGTATACTCTGATGGATCATACAATGTACCAGCTGGGCTTATCTATTCATTCCCAGTTACTTGCAAAAATGGAGAATGGTCAATTGTTCAAG GTCTCTCAATTGATGAGTTCTCAAGAAAGAAGTTGGACTTGACGGCTGAGGAACTCACTGAGGAAAAAGCTTTGGCATACTCTTGTCTTTCCTAA
- the LOC107773752 gene encoding malate dehydrogenase-like isoform X2, which yields MIARGVMLGPDQPVILHMLDIPPAAEALSGVKMELVDAAFPLLKGVVATTDAVEACSGVNVAIMVGGFPRKEGMERKDVMSKNVSIYKSQASALEKHAASNCKVLVVANPANTNALILKEFAPSIPEKNITCLTRLDHNRALGQISERLSVQVSDVKNVIIWGNHSSTQYPDVNHATVRIPAGEKSVRELVADDAWLNAEFITTVQQRGAAIIKARKLSSALSAASSACDHIRDWVLGTPEGSWVSMGVYSDGSYNVPAGLIYSFPVTCKNGEWSIVQGLSIDEFSRKKLDLTAEELTEEKALAYSCLS from the exons ATGATTGCCAGGGGAGTGATGTTGGGTCCCGACCAGCCTGTGATTCTCCACATGCTGGATATTCCACCTGCTGCAGAGGCATTGAGTGGAGTGAAGATGGAATTAGTGGATGCCGCATTTCCTCTTCTTAAGG GTGTTGTTGCAACAACTGATGCTGTTGAAGCATGCAGTGGTGTCAACGTTGCCATCATGGTTGGTGGTTTCCCACGAAAAGAGGGAATGGAAAGAAAAGATGTGATGTCAAAGAACGTTTCTATTTACAAGTCCCAGGCTTCTGCTCTCGAGAAGCATGCAGCTTCTAACTGCAAG GTGTTGGTTGTTGCTAACCCTGCCAATACAAATGCTTTGATCTTGAAAGAGTTTGCTCCATCTATTCCTGAGAAGAATATTACCTGTCTCACAAGGCTGGACCACAACAGGGCCCTTGGTCAAATCTCAGAGAGATTGAGTGTTCAAGTAAGTGACGTTAAAAATGTCATCATTTGGGGCAACCACTCATCAACACAATATCCCGATGTCAACCATGCAACTGTTAGAATACCAGCTGGAGAAAAGTCCGTTCGTGAACTTGTTGCTGATGATGCTTG GTTGAATGCGGAGTTCATAACTACTGTGCAGCAGAGGGGTGCTGCCATTATCAAGGCTAGGAAGCTTTCTAGTGCCCTCTCTGCTGCTAGTTCTGCTTGTGATCACATACGTGATTGGGTCCTTGGAACTCCAGAG GGATCATGGGTTTCTATGGGTGTATACTCTGATGGATCATACAATGTACCAGCTGGGCTTATCTATTCATTCCCAGTTACTTGCAAAAATGGAGAATGGTCAATTGTTCAAG GTCTCTCAATTGATGAGTTCTCAAGAAAGAAGTTGGACTTGACGGCTGAGGAACTCACTGAGGAAAAAGCTTTGGCATACTCTTGTCTTTCCTAA